A genome region from Portunus trituberculatus isolate SZX2019 chromosome 18, ASM1759143v1, whole genome shotgun sequence includes the following:
- the LOC123505332 gene encoding ATP-dependent RNA helicase DDX55-like encodes MDTLWDSLPLTLVEPVKRTIQDLDFKKMTPVQAACIPLLLTHKDVAAEAVTGSGKTLAFMIPIIQILVQREEPLKKHDVGALIISPTRELATQIYEVLQSFLAHLPQFSSLLTVGGSQVGDDLQNFKTRGSHILVATPGRLQDLLARNSASGPSLAGGVKALEVLILDEADRLLDLGFFNTLNTIFAYLPKQRRTGLFSATQTSDVISLIRAGLRNPVKVKVKEKEATGDERTPVSLLNYYMVCEEDKKFSTLVTLLKEREKEKTMVFFATCACVEYFTVILRDLFKKSQVLSIHGKMKDKRFKIFDRFRSLNSGILLCTDVMCRGVDIPSVDWVIQFDPPSTASSFVHRCGRTARIGNEGSALVMLLPCETDYVNFIKINQKVSLSPMECPVSIPGLQQKIRKLQLQDRLVMDKANRAFVSFVQSYAKHECSVILSLKNLNFGKMATSFGLLKMPRMPELKGINISDFVPVKMDYNTIAYQDKQKEKSRQQKLSTYKETGSWPGMKLHKPKQESWSQTKEKKAKKKKKNEKKRKGHQFTQEDLDDLEEDFRMIKKLKKGKVKNKDFDKHFGCELDEVENQET; translated from the coding sequence ATGGACACCTTGTGGGACAGCCTTCCACTGACACTTGTGGAGCCGGTGAAGCGTACTATCCAAGATCTGGATTTCAAAAAAATGACACCAGTTCAAGCTGCATGCATCCCTTTGCTTCTCACTCACAAGGATGTGGCAGCTGAGGCTGTGACAGGAAGTGGGAAGACTTTAGCTTTTATGATTCCCATCATTCAAATTttagttcagagagaagaaccCTTGAAAAAGCATGATGTTGGTGCTCTCATTATTTCTCCGACACGTGAATTAGCAACACAAATTTATGAAGTATTGCAGAGCTTTCTGGCACATTTGCCACAGTTTAGTTCTTTGCTAACTGTTGGAGGATCTCAGGTTGGGGATGACCTTCAAAATTTCAAGACCAGAGGTAGCCACATACTTGTAGCAACCCCAGGCCGCCTACAGGATCTCTTGGCACGTAATTCAGCAAGTGGCCCCAGTCTGGCTGGTGGGGTGAAAGCACTTGAGGTTCTCATCCTTGATGAAGCTGATAGACTTCTTGACCTTGGCTTCTTCAACACACTTAATACTATTTTTGCTTATCTTCCTAAGCAGAGGAGAACTGGACTTTTTTCTGCCACCCAGACCTCAGATGTGATAAGCCTGATTCGTGCTGGTCTCAGGAATCCTGTCAAGGtcaaagtgaaggagaaggaggctaCAGGTGATGAGAGGACTCCTGTGTCATTGCTGAACTACTATATGGTGTGTGAAGAGGACAAGAAATTCAGTACACTGGTAACTCTtcttaaagaaagagaaaaggagaaaaccaTGGTCTTTTTTGCTACTTGTGCATGTGTTGAATACTTCACAGTCATTCTGAGAGACCTTTTTAAGAAGTCACAGGTACTGAGTATACAtgggaaaatgaaagacaagagaTTCAAGATATTTGATAGGTTTAGATCACTAAATTCTGGGATTTTGTTATGCACTGATGTCATGTGTCGAGGAGTAGACATTCCAAGTGTTGATTGGGTGATACAGTTTGATCCTCCATCCACGGCCTCATCTTTTGTTCACCGATGTGGCCGGACAGCAAGGATAGGAAATGAAGGCTCAGCTTTAGTGATGCTGCTGCCGTGTGAGACTGATTATGTAAACTTTATAAAGATAAATCAGAAGGTGAGCTTGAGTCCCATGGAATGTCCAGTTTCCATACCTGGCCTAcagcagaaaataagaaaattgcaGCTGCAGGACCGACTTGTAATGGACAAAGCTAACAGAGCATTTGTGTCATTTGTTCAATCCTACGCAAAGCATGAGTGTAGCGTTATCCTTAGCCTTAAGAATTTAAACTTTGGTAAGATGGCAACTAGTTTTGGACTGCTGAAAATGCCTAGAATGCCAGAATTGAAAGGTATCAATATTAGTGATTTTGTTCCAGTCAAGATGGATTATAATACCATTGCTTAccaagataaacaaaaagagaaaagtagacaGCAAAAGCTAAGTACATACAAGGAAACTGGGTCATGGCCAGGGATGAAGCTTCATAAACCCAAGCAAGAGTCCTGGTCTCAAActaaagagaagaaagcaaagaagaagaaaaagaatgagaaaaagagaaaaggacatcAGTTTACACAGGAAGATCTGGATGATTTGGAGGAGGATTTCAGAATGattaaaaagttaaagaaaggcAAAGTAAAGAACAAAGATTTTGACAAACACTTTGGCTGTGAACTTGATGAGGTAGAAAATCAGGAAACATAA
- the LOC123505333 gene encoding monocarboxylate transporter 7-like isoform X3 — MGGKQSKKLVSNRPPPRAPMTGPAPVRMMPKSKKRLIPPDGGWGWMVVLGACISLFFFPSVTVAYGVMFKSHLEAMGAGATEFTIIGNGLSTIWSFAAVFMAPLAELFGARSLTVLGGLLGFLTLILVAFSTSIITFTVVYSILGGISSSLCAFFGVVLIPKYFDKRKGLANGLVVSVSAFGKIVMAPLTRLLLEQYGYRWACLMVGALCLHTCISGMLYQPAEWHLIPDPNDSEENELQSRPPRANNVAESRKAATSGCTAAHGAARRVNVDEEEDDNIIFVMPTTPQMPQPCSRDDEVVLFSRSTSETHSKGDKVDLKLNIIRMDSTASLYGSLPMLTPIEEKKIDDDDNEEDNSCCSDFFLFKVFRLLDYGLLQEPYFHLIAWPNAIVIAAYVNLMYALPGYVLSLGFSYYQSAFAISAFSVMEVVFRLGIALLSDFSWFPNELVYTSGFVLATVSVGFLTMIPSYEWIVACVAVKGMAMSMIHVNSIHVIVRYLGTDRYAQVIGFFSLLNGVMMVAIGTTAGFLRDYFGSYEVSFFLITAVFAVSASVWISWHCYKAFEIKYRKIPVHTT; from the exons atgggagggaAGCAAAGCAAGAAGCTTGTGTCCAACAGGCCGCCTCCCAGAGCGCCGATGACCGGCCCGGCTCCCGTCAGGATGATGCCCAAGAGCAAGAAAAGGCTGATTCCCCCTGACGGAGGCTGggggtggatggtggtgcttgGTGCCTGCATCAGTCTG tttttcttccccTCGGTGACGGTCGCCTACGGAGTCATGTTCAAGAGTCACCTAGAGGCGATGGGTGCCGGTGCCACAGAGTTCACCATAATCGGCAATGGCCTCAGCACCATCTGGAGTTTTGCAG cgGTGTTCATGGCGCCCCTGGCTGAGCTGTTCGGGGCTCGCTCTCTCACGGTGCTGGGCGGCCtattgggcttccttactcttATCCTGGTCGCTTTTTCAACGAGCATAATTACTTTTACCGTCGTGTACTCCATCCTCGGAG GAATCTCGAGTTCCCTCTGCGCCTTCTTCGGAGTTGTCCTCATACCCAAGTACTTTGACAAGCGGAAGGGATTGGCTAACGGACTCGTGGTTTCTGTGTCTGCTTTTG GAAAAATCGTGATGGCTCCATTGACTCGCCTGCTGCTAGAACAGTACGGATACAGATGGGCGTGTCTGATGGTTGGCGCACTCTGCCTTCACACTTGCATCTCTGGGATGCTCTACCAGCCAGCAGAATGGCATTTG ATTCCAGATCCAAATGACTCAGAGGAAAATGAACTGCAGTCGAGACCGCCAAGGGCAAACAACGTAGCAGAATCTCGTAAGGCTGCAACAAGCGGATGTACAGCAGCACATGGAGCAGCCAGACGGGTCAAtgttgatgaggaggaagatgacaacATTATTTTCGTAATGCCAACGACACCTCAAATGCCCCAGCCATGCAGCAGGGACGATGAGGTGGTGCTGTTCTCCAGGAGTACGTCGGAGACACATAGCAAAGGAGACAAAGTAGACTTAAAACTCAACATCATCAGGATGGACTCCACGGCGTCCCTGTACGGCTCCCTCCCGATGCTGACGCCtattgaggagaaaaaaattgacgATGACGATAATGAGGAGGATAACTCTTGCTGCTCAGATTTCTTCTTGTTCAAG GTGTTCCGTCTGCTAGATTATGGGCTGTTGCAGGAGCCTTACTTCCACTTGATCGCGTGGCCCAACGCTATTGTCATCGCTGCCTATGTGAACCTCATGTACGCCCTTCCCGGCTACGTACTTAGCCTCGGTTTCTCCTACTATCAGAGTGCCTTTGCTATCTCCGCCTTCAGTGTCATGGAG GTAGTGTTCCGCCTGGGCATCGCTCTCCTCTCCGACTTTTCTTGGTTCCCTAACGAACTGGTATACACGTCTGGCTTCGTCCTCGCCACCGTCAGCGTCGGAT TTTTGACGATGATACCCAGCTATGAGTGGATCGTGGCGTGCGTGGCGGTGAAGGGTATGGCTATGAGCATGATCCATGTCAACAGCATCCACGTCATTGTTAGGTACCTGGGAACAGACAGATATGCACAAGTTAtcggtttcttttctctcctcaacGGTGTCATGATGGTGGCGATCGGCACTACTGCAG GGTTTCTTCGGGACTATTTCGGTAGCTACGAGGTCTCCTTCTTCTTGATCACCGCCGTCTTCGCAGTCTCTGCTTCGGTCTGGATCTCCTGGCACTGCTACAAGGCCTTCGAGATCAAATACAGGAAAATACCAGTCCACACCACGTAA